A window of Malania oleifera isolate guangnan ecotype guangnan chromosome 2, ASM2987363v1, whole genome shotgun sequence genomic DNA:
CTGAGGTGCAATGACATCGTGATAACATGGATGCAGAACACAATGACAGTCGATATCAAGTCTAGAACTACATATGTAGAGACTGCACATCAACTTTGGTTGGAGTTGGAACAACGTTTTGCTCAAAAAAATGCTTCGAGAATTTTCGAGGTGAAGCAAGGCATCACAAACCTAAAGCAAAACCAAGACTTAGTAAGCGTTTATTTTTCTAAACTTAAAACCTTGCTTGATGAACTACTCAATTATGAATCAATCCCTAACTGTACCATTGGAGGGTTAAAAGTTGTAGTTCAGAACCAGCAAAGGGATTGTGTGATGAAATTCTTAATGGGGCTCAATGATACGTATAAAGCTATTAAAGCACAAATACTGCTGATCAAACCTTTTTCCAGCTTGAATGAGGTTTACTCCATTATCCAGCAAGAGGAAAAGCGAAGAGAAATTTCTACAAACAACTTGGACAATGACTCTATGGCTTTGATGAGCAAAGGGAATTTTAGCAAATAATCTGTTGGGCAATAAAGGAGGGATAGGTATTATTGTACCTTATGTAAAATCCCAGGACACTCTCTGGAGAGATGCTTCAAAGCAAATCCAAACAAGCCTATATGTACTTATTGTCAAATGCCAGGCCACACAGCAAAAAAATGCTACAATCTAGATGGATACCCAGCAGGATACAAAGGAGAAGGGAAGAACAAACCTGTTATGAATTTGCCAAATGTAAATGCAGTTGTTGGTCCTGAGCAGGGGGTTCTGAAAGACAAACCTCAAACGTCATTGACACAAGAGTAGTATACTCAACTTCTGGCCCTCCTCAAACCTATCTCAGGCAACCAAGCCTTCATTCCCTCGGCCAATCATGTTCATGCCATGGTCACACCTTCATCCTCAGATGCAAATAACCACAAAATTTCTGGTATATCTCTGTGTCTTTCTTCCTTTACTCCCAAATCAAGCAATATCTCAGAAACTCCTTGGATTCTTGACATTGGAGCAACATACCATATGATCTGCTCCAAGTACTTATTTCATTCCATCCAAAGTACCATTTCCTCCTTTGTAGCTCTACCAAATGGTCAGATAGTGCCTGTTACTCATGTAGGAACAGCCAAAGTCACCAAGAATCTTATATTGCATGATGTTCTTTGTGTTCCCAATTTCTCTTTTAATCTGATTTCAACAAAGAAAATGACTCAAGAACTAAATTGTTGCCTTTATTTCTTCTTTGATTGCTATTATATTCAGGACCTTTTGACTTGGACAATGACTGGCATGGGTGAAGTGAAGCAAGGACTCTATCATATGCTGTAAAAGGAAGTTTCTCCTTCAACTTTATCTGATGCTTTATCCAAATACAACCTCAAAACTAGCCTTTCAGCTTCTGTCAGCAACAACAATGAACCTTTCGACCTTTGGCACTATAGATTAGGCCATTCTTCTTACTCTCAATTTGACACAGATACCAAAGTCAGCATACCAAAACCCTCTGATGATCACCCATGTCTCATTTGTCCTTTAGATAAACAACACAAGCTACCATTTCCAACTAGTCAACATCAATCTAAGAAATGCTTTGAGCTAATACtttgtgatatatggggtccaTGTAATGAGATTAGTCATGATGGCTGCAGGTTTTTTTTGACTATTGTGGATGATTTCAGTAGGTATACTTGGACTTATATATTGAAGTTGAAATCAGAAGCAAGCACTAGTTTACAAAACTTTTGTGTGATGATAGAAACCTAATTTGAAACAAAAGTAAAAACCATTCAGAGTGATAATGGAGGTGAGTTTGGCAAGAAAGAATTTTATTTAAAACATGGAATTTTGCACCAAAGAACATGTGTgaagacacctcaacaaaatgctaCTGTTGAAAGGAAGCTTCAACATATTTTGAATGTTCTAAGAGCACTAAAATTTCAAAGTAGCATTTCATTGAAGTATTGGAACCACTGCATTCTTACGGCTGTATATCTCATTAATAGAACTTCATCTCCATTGTTAGAtcataaaagcccttttgagattttGTTCAAAAGGAAACTCAGCTATGCCCATCTAAAGGTTTTTGGGTGCTTGGCCTTTGCTACCACTTTGGTTAATGGAAGACAAAAATTTGATCCGAGGGCTAGAAAGTCCGTATTTATTGGTTATCCTTTTGGTGTCAAAGGATATAGACTTCTGGATCTAGATACTGAAAAGATTTTCATCTCTCGAAATATTGTGTTTTATGAAACTGTTTTTCCATtcaaaacaaacaaaattagcCATCTTGATACTAATTTTAGCAACATTAATTCACTACCAAATCCAAATGAATTAAGTTTTACTCAAAACCTTGTCATTTCCATTCCCACTCTACCTATTCATAATCACTCCATAGAAACTGTCAGCCCCAATACTATCTCAAAAGTGGCGCCAATGCCTACTGCATTATCTGATTCACAAAACAATGAACAGATCAGTTCCCAAAATAACTCCATACCAGAAACAAAAGCTCATGACAACACCCATACACACTTACCCAGAAGATCAACCAGAATAAGGAGAGCTCCTACTCATTTGCAAGATTTCATATGTCAGCAGTCAACCTTCCTTCTCCCATCTTAGGACTTGGACAAGCAGAAAAACCAGATCTTATCAGGTAAGCCCTTTCCTCTAAGTGCCATCATATCTTATGATAAGTTGTCTACACCTCACAAGACTTTCGTGACCTCCATAATCTCACACACTGAACCTACAACTTACCTAGAAGCAAGTACATCACCTAAGTGGGTTGAGGCCATGAAGGCTGAAATTGCTGCCCTTGAACTCAATGACACTTGGGTCATTATGGATTTACCTCCTAACAAAGAaccaataggttgtaaatgggtttacaaaGTCAAATTTCTTGTTGATGGTAGCATAGAAAGATACAAGGCCAAGCTTGTTGATAAGGGGTACAGACAGTAGGAGGGGTTGGACTATCATGAAACCTTTTCTCCCGTGGAAAAAATGGTTACTGTGAGAACCTTGTTAGCCATTGCAGCAGTAAAAGGGTGGTTTTTACAGCAATTTGGTGTCaataatgccttcttgcatggggATTTAGAGAAGGAGGTGTACATGGAGTTGCCACCGGGGTATCCTAATGAAAGTGGGAGAAAACTATGCAAATTAAACAaaagtttgtatggtctcaaataGGCCTCACGTCAATGGTACTCAAAACTCTCAAATTTCATCATTCACCAAGGATATATTCAGTCCAAGGCGGATTATAGCTTGTTCACAAAGGTAACTGAAGGCTCTTTCACAGCTATTTAGTACATGTGGATGATGTAATAGTTGCAGGAAATAATATGGATGAAATTGATCAATTGAAGAGATCTCTTGATGACCAATTCAAAATCAAAGACCTTGGTAAGTTGAAGTATTTTCTGGGTACTGAAGTGGCAAGGACCACAAAGGGGATTCATTTATGTCAACGCAAATATGCTTTGGATATTTTAAGAGACTCAGGTACCATTGGCTCCACTCTTAGAAAGATTCCCTTGGATCAAAATGTGAGAATGTCCAAGGAAGAAGGAGAATTGCTTCCCGAGCATGCTCTTTATAGAAGATTGATTGGTAGATTATTGTACCTGACCATAACCAGGCCTGAATTAGCTTACTCAGTCCAATTGCTAAGCCAATTCATGAAGAATCCAAGAGTGCCACACCTGCAGGCAGCCCAAAAGGTACTGTGGTTCATCAAAAGGTCACCAGGGCAGGGTTTGTTCTATCTAGTGGACTCAGAAATCCATCTTAGAGGTTTTAGATTGGGGGGCTTGTCCAAACACTAGGAGGTCTGTGACAGGGTACTGCGTGTTCCTTGGGAAATCCTTGGtgtcttggaaatcaaagaaacaaagtgtggtcTCTAGGTCTTTTGCAGAGGCAGAGTACTGGGCAATGACAAATGTGAGctgtgaattgacttggttgaGGTATTTACTTAAAGATCTACAAATTGCTCATTCATGGGCTACTTTCTTCTATTGGTGacaacaaatcatctatacacaTTGCCACCAATCCCATATTCCATAAGAGGACAAAGcatatagaaatagattttcatTTAATTAGAGACAAGATTCAAGAGAGTTGCATTTCAACAAAGCATGTGGAAAGCAGGTTGCAAGTGGCAGACATTTTCACAAAGAGCTTAGGCTCACAAGCCTTTTATTCATGCTAAGATGGGAGTAGAAGACATCTACTCTCCATCTTGTGGGGGGCTGTTGaagaataaggaaattaaatTGGCTGCAGGCAGCCATCCATAACCATAACTGCTcagattctttttatttttttttattttctcctcttttttgttACAGGGAAATTGTTAGGAATAACCATATATTATTCCTGTAGTTAGCATCCAACTAATTTTTGATTCCATTTGTACTCTATTTATGCTGATCCTGAACAGTTTTTTTTTGACATAGAAGGAATACACAATAGTTTTCTCCATCTCTCTTTTCTCCGTTCAACATTCTTTCATGTTCTTATAGTAAAATGCATTCTCTCGTTCTCTCCCCTGTGCTCAATCTATTGCAGCTTAGTAGTTCTCACTCACAGCAAGTAGAGCTCAGTAGTTCTCACTCATAGCAAGTAAAGGAAAAGTCTTATAGTTTCTGAGGCCATCACAAACCACTCCAAGACTCTGATAAGCCAATGTGAACACTACAGAAAAAACTTAAATCAAGATAGGGCATTGGCTCACGAAGGTATTGAGCGAAAAATtgcatcacacacacacacacacacacacacacacacacacacacaatgacACAAAAATTGGACATGTTCTATAGATTGCATCAATTGCTCAGGTCGTATATGAAAATTTGCACTGACATTGATGCGCTGCCACTAACATCTCTTCAATTACATTCAATTATAATATTTTACCATGTTGAATTGGCTGTGATGCACCTAAGAAGATATGTTCAATCTGTAGAACATGTCCAATTTCTATGTCATTGATTGCCCTTTTGCAGGAGTCAGGACTACCATTTTGTATTGTAATGCTCATCCATTAATAGATTTAGTTGAGGAGAGGTTATTAGGCTAACTTAAAATGTTGGCCAATTATTCTAATAAAAGAGGGGAAGGAAGACTAAGACTAGCTACAAAAGCATCCCCATATTAACGTAAAAGCATAATCATTTGATGAGGGGAGATAATGAATGGAATTAGAAGGAATCTCATGTCTCTCTAGTTATCTCCAAATTTCTAAGCGTTGAATTGGGAGCATGAATTCTGGACCTTGAAATTGGATTTGGTCATTTGGgtggatttgaaaaaaaaatttcaatacaattttatactacatcTTGTCTAAATCCAAAGCCTTTATAAACATAGGGTATGAGTAATGGGAAGTTGGTGGGGCATTAGATAAAGACCAACTCAAAGGGGACACATGGGCATTAAAAAGGGGATCTAGGGAGGGCCAAGGGAGGGTAGTGTCTAAAACTCACCATCAAAACCAGAAAATTGACAAGTCGTAGTGTGAGGAACAGGTTCACCACCAGTATTAGgagaaagaagaaggatgggATTCATTCTTAGCCTCCCTACCCATGAAAAAGGGTCTGAGTGTGAAGACCCCACTAGATTCTAACCTCAAACTCATCAATATTCAATTTCATCTTGGGAGCTGGCAATGGTAAGTAACAATGAAATTGAGGCAAAGAGAGAAGCCACATGAAGGCAGTGAAACATTAAAAAGCTTGAAGAAAGATGAAGATTGTGTACCTAACATGATCAACTAAATCAATGCAAAAACCAATGAAACTAGAGAAAGTAGGATTGATCACAGGGAGAGCTAGAAAGCTCTTTAGACCAAAAGAATTTAAAACAAGAGGCTAGGGAAAGGTCACCCTAAATACCATATATAACTGCAAATATAGTTAAAAGAAGAGATTTCCATGAATgaacaattgaaaaaaaaaaaaaaattaactggGCTCATTATTTTCTTCCACACATCATGAAATGTGTCATAGTTTTGTTTGATATATCATGAAATACCTCATCcatgttaggaaattgaatgggcAGGAATAGTATCAcacagctaaaataagaaatgagaaaataagaATTGACACAAAGATTTACAtggaaaacccccaaacaaatTGAGAGAAAAACCACGAGCAAGAGTAGAAGGAATTCACTATAAAAGATAATGATATaacttctctctaattacaagaagagaacaatgatacctctctcttgaattaggagtatacaaatctctctaaaattaggagaaactagaaaaatAGGCTACAATAGGGACACTTtgtaggagagtacttgatttctctctaaaggtggagttggagatgcttgggatgatTTCTTCCTTCACCATtacttccctatttataggggttttgtaagcCTCCTTTTCAAAGCCATCAAATGAATAGTACAACCACCATGTgaatagtacaaccaccatatgaatagtgcagccaccaaatgaatagttgAGCCACCTTTGTAGATTGTGTACAACCaacaaatgaatagtgcagctaccatataaatagtacacccaccatatgaatagtagaacccctatgttggactttgaatgctagaaatgactttacaattcaacattctcccacttaaagTTATTTTCAAACTTTTATTTTTGCATCCTTTCTAGTCTTGCCAGTTCCATGCCACTTACGTTTCTGTTAGGCTGTAAGAGGATATACACCATATGAACTTGTCAGCgttgattggttttgtcataacatTTGCTAGGTCGTATTTGGTGTGAATCTTTTGCATGTCCACTCTTCCTTCTTCCACAACTTCTCGAACGAAGTGATACTATACTCCGATGTATTttgttttggaatgaaaagttgGATTCCTTACAATATGCAAGGCACTCTGACTGGCATAATACAAAAGAATCCTCTCTTGCATGCGCCCAAGTTCTTCCATTAACCTTTTAATCTAGATTGCCTCCTTGCAAGCCTGCGTAGTAGCCATGTATTCAGCTTTTGTCATAGACAATGCCACAACAGTCTGCAACTTTGATACCCAACTTATTGCTTTTCCTACAAGAGTAAACACATAACCTGTAGTGGATTTTCTTTTGTCAAGATCACCTGTAAAATCTGAATCAACATATCCACTGAAAATAAATTCCGATCCTTCGTAATATAATGTAGCATCTAAGGTCCCTTTGATGTATCTTAGGACCCTATTCAtagcattccaatgctctctaccaGGATTCGCTATGAACCGACTAACCGTACCAACTGTTTGAGCAATATTTGGTCTTGTACaaatcatagcatacattagGCTTCCCACTGTTGATGCATACGACACTCAAGACAATTCCATCCTCTCTACTTCATTGCTAGGAAATAATTATTTTGAGAAAGCCAAATCTTCTTGTCTTTCTAGTCTTAGTTTATTGctggccccaaatccttcatattAAACTCCCTAGCCAATTGTGCCTTCAATTCTTGGACTCTTTCTTTGTTGGGGCCTAcaaccaacatatcatccacatacaacaataaaataatgaaatcattattttcaaaCCTCTTGTAGTACGTACTATGGTCTGCACTGAGTCTGTTGTATTTGAGGCTAATTAtgaaggaatcaaatcttttgtaccaACATCCTAGCGCTTGCTTTAAGCCGTACAGAGATTTGGTTAACCCGCAaaccaagttttcttttcctttttcttcaaaactttCTGGATGGTGCATGTAAATCTCTTGTTcaagttctccatgaagaaaaacacttttcacatctaactgctctagATAAAAATCAAACACAGCACACATAGCCAATACAGTTCTAATAGTAGTACGTCTAACAACTGGAGGaaatatctcattaaaatcaATTCCTTCTTTCTAAGCATACCCTTTCACTACTAGTCTTGCACGATATCGTTCCACCTGATTGTTGCCATCTCGTTTGAACTTATAGACCCATTTATTTCCAATGGCTTTATGTCCATGTGGTAATGGAACAAGCTCTCATGTATTATTTTTGTACAAGGCTTCAATTTCTTCATGCATTGCTGTCATCCACAAAGAAACATCAGTGCTACTACTAGCCTCATGGAAAGTTGATGGCTCTTCATCTTCTGTTAGAAGACAATATGTAGTATTGCTTGCCATGACATAATCTGAATGCCATGATGGTTTCCTTGTTTCACATACTAAACGTTGAACTCATGTATCATTGGCTTCATTTGATTCTTGTTCCTTATGTAATGGTGCGACTTCAAAagaatctttattttcttctattcGGAATAGTAGTCGTTTTCGAAGTGTTgttgttcttttttattttgcagttaattttttgaaaatatcacaTCCCTGCTGACTACGACCTTGCAGGCAGCGGGATCCCACAGGCAATACCCCTTGACTCCATCAGCATAActcaagaatatgcattttctagACTTTGGGTCCAGTTTGGTTCTTTCCTGggcattatacattacatatgTAGGACATCCAAATATGTGAAGAGAAGACTACTGGGCGGATTACCAATCCACATCTCCATTAGTGTCTTTAAACCAATTGCTATTGACGGTGACCGATTCATCACATAACAAGTGGTTCTAATTGCTTCAGCCCAGAACGACTTGGCTAGATCTGCAGTCTTCAATATAGCTCTAGTCCTTTCCAATATAGTTCTGTTCATCCACTATgctacaccattttgctgaggtgtatgCACAATAGTGAACTGCCTTTGAATACCCTCTtgcttgcaaaatgaaataaaatcaccGTCTTTATATTCTTTTCCATTATCTGTCCTTAAACACTTGATTCTTTTTCCAAATTTAAGTTCCACCAGTGCTTTAAATTCTTTGAACACTGGAAACACATCTGACTTCCTCTTGATTGGATaaataaatgatacaaaatat
This region includes:
- the LOC131148272 gene encoding uncharacterized protein LOC131148272; this translates as MVQIYEEGLRIKNKLGFIDGTICEPSDLNDPLMEHWLRCNDIVITWMQNTMTVDIKSRTTYVETAHQLWLELEQRFAQKNASRIFEVKQGITNLKQNQDLVSVYFSKLKTLLDELLNYESIPNCTIGGLKVVVQNQQRDCVMKFLMGLNDTYKAIKAQILLIKPFSSLNEVYSIIQQEEKRREISTNNLDNDSMALMSKGNFSK